The Lachnospiraceae bacterium KM106-2 nucleotide sequence TGGGTTAGTTTATAATTAAATTTTATAAAATATCTTTTAACAACAAGGTAGGACTAAAGGAATCATAAAAATTACAAGATTACTTTTTCCTAATTTCACTTATTATGAATTGAGTACAAAGACTAATATATACAATTAATAAGGCTATGTGAATCTGTAATTCTTCTATGATATTTCCTGAAAAAGAAGAAAAACATCCAGCTATGTATCTTATAATAAAATATGCTATAAAGTAGCTAATTAGAGTAGAGATTGTAACTATAAATTTATTCTTCATTGTAGACTCCTTTATCTAAATTTATAAAAACTTGCGGTAGATTAGTTAATTTATGAGACCATTTTTTATGTAATGGATTATAGTTTTTTCTCATAGTAGATAAGGGCGATAAAATGAATTACAAATGTAAGAAATACTATGAGACCGATAGGGATTAAGAATGTTATAAATACTTCATTATTTGTGTAGTAATAAATAAGCATGAGCAGTATTTCACTGATAATTAAAATATATTGGATAATTGAAAAAGTAAGACTCTTAGAGTAGGAATCAATTAATTTATTGCGTTCATCATGAATTTCATCTTGAATTTTTTCCATATCATCAGAAGAAAAACTTTCAGAAATGGTGAATATTCCACCAATAAAACTAATTATTGCAAATAAACAACGCTGCACGGTGAATTTATCTAGCAGGATTAATGCTACAAGACCTAAACCTAAGATTAGCCATAGTAGCCCGTTGATAAAGTGTTTAATACTGTATATTTTCATTTCTTTTCCTCCAATTCTAGGTTCTCTTGTAAGCAATATAGCTCTTCGATAGTAATGTTGAAAACAAGCGCTATTTTATAGGCTAATAGTAAAGATGGATTATATTGCTCACGTTCTAATGAAATTATCGTTCTTGAAGATACATGAACTAATTTTGCGAGTTCTGCTTGTGTCATACCTGATGATTTTCTTAAAAGTTTAACTTTATTCTTCAATAGATATCAGGACCTCCTTTTGACAAAATGTGAAGCATACTTCATATTACATCTATGAGATAAGGAAAGTCAATCATAATAAGTAAATTTCATGACAAATACTAGTATATGATATAATGAGAGCAGTATATTTATTAGTCATAGCAATGATTAAGGGGGAAAGCAGTAATGTATGTAAAAGAACTTGAAGAGAACGATCTGTTATTGTTAAAGAAAAGGAGAGAGAAGATTAGACAATTTCAGGAGCAAGGAATCTGTTTTTCTTGCCAAAATTTTATTACAGGAGAGATCTTTCCAGATGAAGGGCTAATTATTTATGAGGATGAGTTGGTACGATGTCAATTTGAAAAGTTCCCAAGAGTAACGGGGCAGACAATAATAGTATCAAAACAACATTACGAAGATATATCTGAAATGCCAATTGAACTCGGAACACACATTCTTAAAATATCCCAAGAGATTATTAAATTACATAAACAGATATTAGGTGCAGAAAAAGTATATTTATGTACGATTTGCGATGGAAAACGAAATCATCTACATTTTCAGTTATTTCCAAGACTAAAAGGAGATTCCATAGGATATCAGAATTTTGCTAAACCAGAGGGAATCCTTGTAGATTATAAAACAGAAGCTGATTTGTATAGAGATGCCTTGAATCATATTTTTAATACATAATACGACATTAAGCTTATTGCAACTTCAAGAGACCACTAGAAACATGTGGTCTCTATTTTTTTCGCCTTAATGTTTAGACCGTCCGAAAGTGATCCATAATGTTAGATAAAAAAAGAGGAAGGTAAAAAGGGCGGATGTTACAAATAAGAGATCTATCAAAACAATATGTGACAGGTAATCTAGTTCAGACAGCATTAGATCATGTTAGCTTGAGCTTTCGGGATAACGAATTCGCTGCGATCCTAGGACCGAGCGGTGCGGGAAAGACAACATTGCTTAATATCATAGGGGGACTAGATCACTATGATTCGGGTGATCTAGTCATCAATCAGATGTCTACGAAACAATATAAGAGCAGAGATTGGGATTCTTACCGGAATCATACGATCGGATTTGTCTTTCAAAGCTATAACTTAATTCCCCATCAGACCATCTTATCGAATGTGGAGTTAGCGCTTACTATAGGAGGCAGCAGAAAGAGAGAGCGACAAATACGAGCCAAAGCGGCGTTAGAGCAAGTAGGCTTAGGAGATCAAATTCATAAAAGACCTAGTCAACTCTCCGGTGGACAGATGCAAAGAGTCGCCATCGCTAGAGCTTTGGTAAATCAACCAGATATTTTACTGGCGGATGAACCAACCGGCGCCTTAGATAGCGAGACCAGCGTTCAAGTGATGGAGCTATTAAAAGACGTTGCGAAAGAACGTTTAGTTATCATGGTCACCCATAATGAGTCCTTGGCAGAGCACTACGCAACCAGAATCATTTCACTAAAAGATGGCGCAATTATCCGTGATAGCGATCCATTTGAACCAGATCAAAAGAAGATCACAGAACATAAGAACATGGGAAGATCATCGATTAAGCTACCCACTGCATTCGCCTTAAGCCTAAATAATTTAGCGACGAAGAAAGGAAGAACTATATTAACCGCGTTTGCAAGTTCCATCGGAATCATCGGCATCGCGCTTATCTTATCCCTTTCCAATGGCATCTATGACTATATCGGTCGCATTCAAAAAGAGACCATGACCTCTTATCCCATTACCATCAATGAACAATCCGTAGATTTTAATCGTATGATGGGCAATAAAACAATGGAAGGCACCGTGAAAAACAAAAAAGCTCATGAAAAAGGTCTCGTTTACTCCAATAGCAGTTCATTAGCCATGATGAATCAGTTAACCTCAAGCCTAACGAAAAACAACTTAACCGAATTTAAAAATTACTTAGACGATAAACAAAGTGAAATCCATCGCTATATCGGTGAAAATGGAATTAAATACTCGTATGACGTAGGCTTCGATGTCTATTCCAAAAATCAAGATGGAGCGATCATCGATACGAGTACCAATGCATTCCAGGCAGCAGAACAAGAACAGACGAATAGCTTATCAAGTCCTCTGTCACAGTTTAAGGAGAGCGTGATGGATATGGCTCCCCAAGGAGATAAGATGTATGCGAAAACCTTTGAGGAGTTACTTGTTGGTTCCAATCAACAACAGGTCAGTAACGTAGTCAAGAATAGCTATGATATGGTATATGGAAAATGGCCACAGAAATACAATGAAGTAGTGATTGTTCTTGATGAGAAAAATGAGATTCCAACAACCGCTCTCTATGCGCTAGGGTTGATTCCGACCAAACAATATAATCGTATCATGAAGGAAATAGAAAGTGGCAAGGCATTAAAGCAAGAGGAATTCCACTATAGCTATGAAGATCTGCTAAAAAGGAAATTTTATCTGATCCCAAGCTGTGACCATTATATCAAGCAGAAAAATGGAACGTACAAAAATGTGAAAGGGGATAATCTTTATTTAGAATCAATGCTTGACGATGCGGTTAAGCTCCAGGTTACTGGTATCATTCGTCCAATTAAAGATGCCAAGAATGCAACCCTTACTGGTGTTGTGGGCTATACCAATGCACTGACTCATTATCTCATCGAATATGCCAATCAGAGCGAGATCGTGAAGGAACAGGAGGCAAATCCTGATGTAAATATTCTAAATGGGATGAAGTTTTCACCAAAAGATGATGCAGCAAAGGTTTCAGATGCGAAACGCTATATTAAGAATATGGGAATATCAGAAAAGGCGAACCTTTGTAGTCAATTAGCGAGTCTGATGCTTGGCAATTTACCAGCAGAACTAAAAAGATTAACGAGTTTAGATGAAGTGCAGCTCGCCAATATGGCAGACACTTATTTAGCCATGGCGGACGATGATATCTTCTTACTGTTATATAATAACTATATTTCTACAGGCAATTACGACAATAATATGAGTGCATTTGGCTATGTCAGTCTAGATGCCCCTTCGTCGATCAGTATCTATGCAGATACCTTTGAGGCAAAAGAGGCGATTACAAATAGTATTCAAAAATACAATGAGAGAGCGAAAGCAACGGACCGGATCACATACACTGACTTTATTGCCATGATCACAAAATCGGTGACCAAGATGGTTACAGCGGTGACCTATGTTCTAATTGCTTTTGTAGGTGTTTCGTTGATTGTTTCTTCCATCATGATTGGAATTATAACCTACATTTCAGTATTAGAGCGGACAAAAGAAATTGGTATCTTACGAGCCATGGGAGCTTCGAAACGCAATATCTCACAAGTATTTAATGCAGAGACCTTTATCATAGGAACCTTATCTGGAGTGCTAGGCATTATCGTGTCTAAATTAATCCTGATACCAAGCAATTTGTTCATGCATTCCCTTTTAGAGCGGACGGACGTAAATGCTTCCTTACCATTTGGTAATGCCATCTGTTTAATTTTGCTGAGTATTCTATTAACTTTGATCGGCGGATGGATTCCTTCTAAAAAGGCAGCGAAACGAGATCCGGTGATCGCATTAAGAAGTGAATGATGGAATATTTTAAAAGGAGCAGCGAGGATAGGCTGCTCCTTTTTGTATGAAATGGCATTAGAACGTCGTATTTCTAAATTTAAGGCACTCAGATTGCGGCTGGTATATAAATAATAGTAAACACAAATTTAATGTCTTAAATTAGAAATTAGAGAGAATTGAGAATGGAGAAAAGTATTATAAGGAATAATTATTGAATTTATAGGGAAAAAGGTCATAATAGAGTTATGCGTTATATTTAATTAAATAGGAGGAAGAGTCGTTGAATCGATATATTAGGTACATTATTACAGGAGTTTGGCAATTAAAAAGTGCATTATTGTTATCCATTATTCTATATGGCTGTATTGTGGCAGTCTGGTACATAGTTAAGAAGAAGCATACGGATCAGAAAAGAAATCTACATATCGGGAGAATGATTCTAGCATATCTTTTATTACTATATCTGTTAACTATATTAAAGATAACCGGTATCATTGGAATGCAATTTCATTTATCCTGGTTTGTAGATGCAATACAGCATTTTAGGATCGGATTACCGTTTGTAGGAAGTTCTATTTTAATGCTTCTATTAAACTTCTTATTGTTTGTTCCTTTTGGATTCCTTTTGTCGCTTGTCTTTGAAGGAAGGAATAGAAATACTAGAAATTCTCTATTGTTAGGTTTAGCAACCAGCTTTATAATTGAGTTCTTGCAATTGTTTGGCGGACGAATGTTTGAACTAGATGATTTGATCATGAATACTTTAGGTACTGAGATGGGATATCAGATCTGGTCGTCTATCCATGGCATGAGAACAGAAAAGGCAAAGATAAAATATGCAATGAGAGGAGTCATTTGCATCATTAGTGTTGGCGTGTTCTTTTTTGGACTGTTCTTTATCGCAGATGGTGATGCAACCCAAGATAGGGAGAGTTCCATGTATAGTGAAATGGCAAGTTCAGACGAGGAGATTGCAGATGTTAGTGAAGGAGTACTTTATTTAGATGGTGCGAAAAAAAAGATAGGGGATAAAAGCTCCTGTTACTATCTATATCGTATGATAGGAGAGAGCATCAGCAATCATGCTTCTTTCTACAGTACCAAAACTGGAACTTACCAATTGAAGAATCTTGTTAATAAGTCAAAAGTACAGTACATAGAAATCTCGCTAAAGCATTCGTATGATTACACGTTTTATAATAATCATAATTTGAAGTTAGAAAATGTTAACCATATCTTATATGATCCTGAGCATGGTACCTTATATTATGGTAATAAGGAGGATAAGGAATTTTCTCATGCATTAATTTATGAGAACAAGGAGAATCCGTTTGAAACGGATAAACAGATGATGGAAGAAATAAAACAGGTAAAATAATGTTTTTAATTAAGAGGATATACTTGAATATCGATAATCCAGAAGGATTATTCGTAAACTATCAAAAGTATACTGATTTGTATCTTGATGCCTTAAATCAGATTAATATGAGCAAAGGATTAGACTTATATAAAGAGAGGAAGAACGTATGGAGGATCAAGAAAGCTTTATTATTTAGGTTATGTATAGATAAGAGTAGAAAAACAATAGAATCATGCAAATTTGTTTTTTTGTTATATAACTAAACAATTAATTTTCCCCAGTTTTGGCTATAAATAATATTATCATAATGAATTTCAAGAATATATATTTTATATCGTGTTATAGATCTTAATACAGTAAAATAAGGGGGAATAAATTTATTTAACATTAAAGAAAATGTAAAACACTTGATTAATTAAATTGTGTATAAATATCCAATATTTGAAGGTGTAGAACCTAACTTAGAAAATATAGTTTTCATGAGATTGTAACTTAATTATGTAGATCATTTAACTAAAATGATAATAATATTGTTAAAACTCAAGATGATTTATAGGAAATAGAATAGCTAAATTTTATTTATCTACTTGCTATTCTACCATAATATGTTATTATATAGATAAGCAGCTAGAAGTGAGAGCGAGTCGCCTCTATAAAGAACGGTACTAACTCTCTAAATTTTACGGCCTTTACCTGCGGTAAAGCCCGATAGATCTAGAGAAGTTACCATGACAGGTAGCTGCTTTTTTTTTGCAAAAAACTAGAATAATGGTGAATAAAATGGATAGTGAAGATAGAATAAAAACTGCAATACAAAGATTCGAAAAGAATAATTCTATTAGAATTAATAAGTATGTTTCTGATAAATGTGAAAACTATGAAGATGAAATACTTGATAACTATATAGGAAAAGATATATTTTACGAACATATTAGCGAATGGCTTGAACTATTTGATGAGGGTGATAAAGATATATTCTTGAAATTATTTGAAAACTATCGTTATTTTACAGATAATAAAATCAGAATTGCATTGCGATGTATAATTGATAAGGTTGAAACGGAAATAAAGGGTAAATGCAACTTGAGTGAAGTGTTTTTTTTAACCTTTCCTTCGAAAGAAGGAATTAAGTCTGGAGGTGATGATCTACGCTCATTGCTTTCACTTACTTTGATAGGGAAAATATCTAAGAATAATATAGTAGCTGATACTGATAAGAATGTTAACAGTATACTCGAAAGTGCCAAGGCTATTGTTTTCTTAGATGATGTAGTTGGTTCAGGATATACATTACATAATAATTTGGATATGTGCATAGAAAAGTTAAATTTGAAGTATAGAAATGATATATTATTGTTTGTTGCTATATTATTTGGAAGAGAGAAAAAAGTAAGCGAGAAGGTTAAGGAATTTAAAAAAGTTGGTATTAATATTAAGTATATTGTGTATGAAAATAGCAAAAAATGTTTTGATCAATCTAATATTTTTCCTGAAAATCTCAGTAAGCTTTATAAAGAGACAGTTAAGAAGTATGAGGAGAATATAAAGGATAATAGTGATGATAAAACTAAAGATTATGTTTTAGGTTTTGAAAAGAATCAAATGCTAGTATCATTCAAGTATAATACACCGAATAACACATTAAGTAATTTTTGGCTACCATCACTAATTAGTATGCCTTTATTTATTAGAACATCGTATATTCGCCCAAGAATTGAGGATATACGAAAGAATAAACTTAATAATAAACAGAATGCATACAATATTGGGAAAGGTAGAAATAAATAATGTTAAAGGCAAATGAGTTAATAATTCTCTCGTATATCAATAAATTTCAGAGAATTGATTTATATGAAATTCAAAAAACAATTAATGAGCCATTGGTACAGCTAATGGACAGTATTTACAGATTATATGAAAATAAATATATAGTGAATGATGGAATTGACAAGTTTTCAGTAACAGAAAAGGCGAAAGAAGAAAATATAGGCTCGTGGAACATATGGACATTGAAGTATAAAGAGAAAAATATAAATAATAATGTTTTTAAATATAATAAAAAATATACAGGAGAGTTTTGTGACAATGGAGTTCCAAAGATATCGAGTGTACACCAGATTAATGATATCTTAGAACTTAATCATATTGATATAGAATCATATCATGGATTTGTCCTTAGTTATGGTGGAAAAAATAGAATGATTCTTGCCCCAGGATTGAACTTAAAAGAACGCCAGAAATGGATTCTACATAATATCTTAGAAAAGATACCAGTAGAAGATTGTGCTCATGGTTTTGTCAAAGGTCGATCTATTAAGACTAATGCAGAAGTACATGTTAATAAAAAAGAAATAGTTTGTTTAGATATAAAGGATTTTTTCCCTTCAATTAAGAGAGTACAAGTAGAAAATGTATTTTTGGAACTCAATTATTCAGAAGAAGTCGCTAAAAAAATAAGTTCTTTAGTTACATATAATGATGAACTGCCACAAGGAGCACCAACTAGTCCATATCTCTCAAATTTAGTATTTCGTAATGTTGATATGGGACTAAAGAAATTAGCAAAAGAGAATGATTTAGAATATACACGTTATGCAGATGATATAACATTTTCGGCAAATCACTCAATAGATAATATTATTAAAGAGGCAGAAGAGATAATAGAAAGAGCTGGATTTATTGTTAACGAGGATAAGACGCATATTATGAAAGATAACTATAGAAAAATGGTTACAGGTTTAGTTGTAAATCATAAGGTTCGAATACCATCTGCTTATAAAAAAAAGTTTCGGCAAGAGATCTACTATTGTAAAAAATACGGTGTTTCTCAGCACTTAAGAGCTATAGGAAGAGAAAATGCTGTTAATTTTCAAGAGTATATGTATGGAAAAGCATATTATATAAAAATGATTGAAAAAGAACTAGGAGAAAAGTTACTATTGCAACTAGATTCTATATTTGGAGTTTAGTAACTTGTAATAATTAATCTGTAATTTAACAACCATTTATTTTATCTACAATGATGATTACACTCCGTGTCAATGTTGACTAATATAAAGCTAGTTTAATAATATTTTATAATTAAATTTATTATAATGTTCTATTGTAATACCCATGATTTTTTAATTGTAGTGGTATATTGAACTCGTAACAGTCCTGCCTAATGGATTACAATATCTATTAGAAAAGGAGGTTACTATGGCACTATTACTCAAGAAATGAAGAAGAAAGTTGTAAAACTACATGTCCAAGATGGTCGTACAATTTCAAGCATTGCTGCTTAATATGGAGTATGTACAGCAACCACTTCAAATTTGGTTTGTACTTACCGTGAAGAATGTCAAAAAAATGATGCCGTAAGAGCAGAATTAGAATTAATGCAAGCAGTACGAAATCTAAGGTAGGAATTTGAAAAATTAAAGAAAGAGAATGAGTTTCTAAAAATGCAGAGGCATTCTTTGCGAGGAAAATCGGTTAGTGGCATACCGATTCATCGATTGGTATCAAAAAGAGTTTGGATTACGCTGGTTATTAAGCAAATGGGCATATTTCAAAACCCGTAATACAATTATTTGAAGCATACGAAAGCGGAATATCAAGCTGAAATAATAGAATTTGTAAAGAAATCAAAGATATCTATTATGAAGCGGGTGGTATTCTTTGTCACAGCAGTATATATGTTTTCCTTGCTCGTAAGCAAATCTTTTAGATTAAAGCCACTGTTCATAAATATATGAATAAAGAACTTCATTTACAGTGTATCTGTCGTCATAAACGTCCTTGATACAAAAAGAGACATATACAAAAAAATTTCGAATCTTTTGAAACAGAATTTTGATGTTCAAAATCCTATCATATCTCGTGTATAGAGTTTACATATATTTTTCATATCAATGGTTACATGAGATATAACTGCATCATTAATGATTTTTTAATCGCAGTGTCGTTGCTCATGAAACTGGTAAATGAATCACAAGTGATTTAAGAATCAGCAATCTTGAGATATCCTTAAATGCTCAGATAACTGTAACTGATAACCTTATTCTTTATTCAAATCAGGGAAGTTAATTTACCTCCCTCCCTGCAATTTCATTCTATACTGCAGGGAACATGGTATAACTTAAAGTATGTGTGCTCCTTGATGCCCATATGATAATACTCCAATGGAATGTTATTACAATACCTTAAAGGTAGAATTAATCTATAGATTCAATTTCAGAACGATGGAGAACTTACTTATGCTATTTTAAAATATGATTATGTATGGTATAAATAAATCAGTCCTCTTTCGTATAACGATTACCAGCCACCTTACGAAGTGAGCTATTGATTTGACTAATTTAGGCAGTGGTGTTACAAAAATGCATGATTATTACAGGTTTTATTGTATGACAAATTGCTTTTTTGTTGTACAACAACAAAGGCAATAATTCAATAAGAATACAAAATGCGATGAATATAAAACAAATATGAGCTAGCTATATTGGAATAGAAAGCTATGATAACTATTATCTTTCATATATGTTAAGAAAGATAGAACACTAGTATATACAAAAAATAGTTTTTAGTAAAAAGTCATATGGATATTATATGTATTAAATAGTACTATATTTAAATTTTATAGTTAATTATATAATGAGGTGAAAAGATGGAAAAGCCAGTTAGCCCTTTCGAATTACATGATACAGATATAGTAGTAGCATGTGTTGGAGATAATGGAGGAACAGATAATAATATAATAAAAGAAGGATTTAAAAATTCAGTATATATACTTATAAATGAAGTTTATAAAGGTAAATCTGAAGATGAACTAATATATCCTATTATTTATAATGCTAGACATAGTATTGAACTTAGTTTAAAAATAATTATTAATAAGATATTTAAAATTTGTAAAATAAAAAACAAACATTTTAACTTTACAGAAAAAGAAAGCTTGTTTACACATAATATAGAGAGATTAGATAAAACAATAAAAGATTATTACAGTATTGATAAAAGAATCAGAAATCCGTATGAGGACATAAGTCCCTATTTGAAAGACTATTTTATTGATAAAGATGGTGATGCATTTAAATATGAATCGAATAAAGATGGTCTTTTACATATGAGGGCTCAAGGTATTAGTTCCATAAGTATTGATATTTTTAAAGAAAAGTATAAAATTATTATGTCCGGGTTAGATCGCTTAATATACGAATTAGATTATCTTTATACTGAATATAGTATAGGGACCTTTACCCAAAAATTATCAAGAGAAGATTTATCTACAATCGCCAAGAGCTTACCAGAAAGAAATAATTGGAGTGATTCAGAATTTCCTAATATTAAAAAGAAAATCATAAAAAAATATGAAATTTCGTCTAATGAACTTTCGAAGGCTTTAGATATCATTCAAAATAATAGAGAATTTAGTGTTAATATAAAGCTTGAACAAAAATTTAATGAAATTTCCAAAAGAGAAATACAAAAATATGTTGAGTATGTATTCTCAAATGATAAGACTCAATGTCATAATTCATCTAAGCAATGTACGCAAGCATACGATAGTAAAAAATTATTAACGATACTACGAGAGAATGCAAATAAAAGAAATGAATTTTCTGAAGGTATATCAGATGCTGTAATATATAGTTTACTCTCATTTTATATATGTGGAAGGAATCGAGATACTTTCTCCGAACAATTAGATATAATATATTCAAATATTGTTAAAAATAGAAATGACAAAATAGAGTGTATTCGGAAGATAGAGAAAAAAGATAGTTTATTATATGTTTTATATGGTATGAAAAAATGCGGTCAAGAAACATATTTTAATGAAATTCAAAATATAATCCATAATTATGGAGAAACCACATCATTTGAAATCGATGAAAACTGGATCAACTAGAAATCTATATAGATGTATTGTAGTGGTATATTGAACTTGTAACACTCGGGGACGCGGACATTTTCTTGGACTTATATTATCAAGCTAAGTTTGCGTCGATACTCCATTGAGCTCATAGCTCCCAAGAGTCTGTGAAAAAATCTCTGTAAATTTCATAAATATATAATGCAAAGGTCTTCTATGATAAAATATAAACATAGGAGGCCTTTAATTATGGCAAAGAAAGAAGTTTACAAAGTAGGAAAATTAACAGAAGGAAAGAAAAATATTATCAATGGATTACTTCAAGAGTACGATATCCAAGATGCATCAGATATTCAAGATGCTTTGAAAGATTTGCTTGGCGGAACAATCCAGGAAATGCTTGAGTCTGAGATGGATAATCACTTGGGATATAATAAGTATGAGCGTTCATCAGATGTTAATAATTATCGGAATGGTACTAAATCGAAAAGAGTACGTAGCAAATATGGTGAACTAGTTATTGATGTTCCACAGGATCGTAGGAGTTCATTTGAACCACAGATTGTACCGAAACGGCAAAAAGACATTTCTCAGATTGATGATAAAATCATTTCCATGTACGCAAAGGGAATGTCTACTAGACAAATTTCAGAAACCATTGAAGATATTTACGGATTTGATGTAAGTGAAGGAATGGTATCAGACATTACCGACAAGCTACTTCCAGAAATAGAAAACTGGCAGAATCGTCCGTTAGATTCTGTGTATCCGATTATCTTTATTGATGCAGTTCACTTTTCTGTAAGGGATGATAGTATTATCCGCAAACTTGCTGTATATGTTGTGCTTGGAATTAACGAAGATGGTCGCAAAGAGGTTTTGACTATTGAGGTTGGTGAAAATGAAAGTAGCAAATATTGGATCAGTATATTAAACAGCCTTAAGAATCGAGGAGTTCAGGACATCTTAATCTTATGTGCTGATGGGCTTTCTGGAATTAAAGAAGCTATAGCTGCCGCTTTCCCACAGACCGAATATCAGAGATGCATCGTTCATCAGGTACGAAATACCTTAAAATATGTAGCCAACAAGGACATGAAATCTTTTGCAAAAGATCTCAAGACCATATATACTGCTCCCGACGAGAAAACTGCCTTAAAACAGTTGGAAGCAGTCACAAACAAATGGGATGAAAAATATCCTACTGCAATGAATCGTTGGAAAGACAACTGGGATGTTATTAGCCCTATTTTCAAGTTCTCTTCAGATGTAAGAGTAGCCTTCTATACCACAAATTCTATTGAATCACTGAATTCATCTTATCGAAGATTGAATCGCCAGAGAAGTGTATTTCCAAGCCCTCAAGCACTTTTGAAGGCATTATATCTTGCTACTTTTGAAGCAACAAAAAAATGGACTATGCCTATACGCAACTGGGGAAAGGTTTATGGTAAATTATCAATTATGTTTCAAAGACGTTTAGGATAAAATTAATGGAGCTAAGAATTCTTAGCTCCTACATTTTGGTGTTTGTTATCCCTACAAATCCGAATTTGTAGGTGTAAAGATCAAACGGTGTAGTGATGAAGTACTTAATCATAAAGGCAGTTAGAAATGCTGTGCTATAATAACTTCTAGTTAAATAATGCAGGTATAATGGGAAATAATAGATATGTATTTATTTAGATTGTTTGCTATAATACAA carries:
- a CDS encoding transcriptional regulator, Cro/CI family, yielding MKNKVKLLRKSSGMTQAELAKLVHVSSRTIISLEREQYNPSLLLAYKIALVFNITIEELYCLQENLELEEKK
- a CDS encoding ABC-type antimicrobial peptide transport system, ATPase component; translated protein: MLQIRDLSKQYVTGNLVQTALDHVSLSFRDNEFAAILGPSGAGKTTLLNIIGGLDHYDSGDLVINQMSTKQYKSRDWDSYRNHTIGFVFQSYNLIPHQTILSNVELALTIGGSRKRERQIRAKAALEQVGLGDQIHKRPSQLSGGQMQRVAIARALVNQPDILLADEPTGALDSETSVQVMELLKDVAKERLVIMVTHNESLAEHYATRIISLKDGAIIRDSDPFEPDQKKITEHKNMGRSSIKLPTAFALSLNNLATKKGRTILTAFASSIGIIGIALILSLSNGIYDYIGRIQKETMTSYPITINEQSVDFNRMMGNKTMEGTVKNKKAHEKGLVYSNSSSLAMMNQLTSSLTKNNLTEFKNYLDDKQSEIHRYIGENGIKYSYDVGFDVYSKNQDGAIIDTSTNAFQAAEQEQTNSLSSPLSQFKESVMDMAPQGDKMYAKTFEELLVGSNQQQVSNVVKNSYDMVYGKWPQKYNEVVIVLDEKNEIPTTALYALGLIPTKQYNRIMKEIESGKALKQEEFHYSYEDLLKRKFYLIPSCDHYIKQKNGTYKNVKGDNLYLESMLDDAVKLQVTGIIRPIKDAKNATLTGVVGYTNALTHYLIEYANQSEIVKEQEANPDVNILNGMKFSPKDDAAKVSDAKRYIKNMGISEKANLCSQLASLMLGNLPAELKRLTSLDEVQLANMADTYLAMADDDIFLLLYNNYISTGNYDNNMSAFGYVSLDAPSSISIYADTFEAKEAITNSIQKYNERAKATDRITYTDFIAMITKSVTKMVTAVTYVLIAFVGVSLIVSSIMIGIITYISVLERTKEIGILRAMGASKRNISQVFNAETFIIGTLSGVLGIIVSKLILIPSNLFMHSLLERTDVNASLPFGNAICLILLSILLTLIGGWIPSKKAAKRDPVIALRSE
- a CDS encoding VanZF family protein, which encodes MNRYIRYIITGVWQLKSALLLSIILYGCIVAVWYIVKKKHTDQKRNLHIGRMILAYLLLLYLLTILKITGIIGMQFHLSWFVDAIQHFRIGLPFVGSSILMLLLNFLLFVPFGFLLSLVFEGRNRNTRNSLLLGLATSFIIEFLQLFGGRMFELDDLIMNTLGTEMGYQIWSSIHGMRTEKAKIKYAMRGVICIISVGVFFFGLFFIADGDATQDRESSMYSEMASSDEEIADVSEGVLYLDGAKKKIGDKSSCYYLYRMIGESISNHASFYSTKTGTYQLKNLVNKSKVQYIEISLKHSYDYTFYNNHNLKLENVNHILYDPEHGTLYYGNKEDKEFSHALIYENKENPFETDKQMMEEIKQVK
- a CDS encoding retron-type RNA-directed DNA polymerase; this translates as MLKANELIILSYINKFQRIDLYEIQKTINEPLVQLMDSIYRLYENKYIVNDGIDKFSVTEKAKEENIGSWNIWTLKYKEKNINNNVFKYNKKYTGEFCDNGVPKISSVHQINDILELNHIDIESYHGFVLSYGGKNRMILAPGLNLKERQKWILHNILEKIPVEDCAHGFVKGRSIKTNAEVHVNKKEIVCLDIKDFFPSIKRVQVENVFLELNYSEEVAKKISSLVTYNDELPQGAPTSPYLSNLVFRNVDMGLKKLAKENDLEYTRYADDITFSANHSIDNIIKEAEEIIERAGFIVNEDKTHIMKDNYRKMVTGLVVNHKVRIPSAYKKKFRQEIYYCKKYGVSQHLRAIGRENAVNFQEYMYGKAYYIKMIEKELGEKLLLQLDSIFGV
- a CDS encoding putative orphan protein, with the protein product MEKPVSPFELHDTDIVVACVGDNGGTDNNIIKEGFKNSVYILINEVYKGKSEDELIYPIIYNARHSIELSLKIIINKIFKICKIKNKHFNFTEKESLFTHNIERLDKTIKDYYSIDKRIRNPYEDISPYLKDYFIDKDGDAFKYESNKDGLLHMRAQGISSISIDIFKEKYKIIMSGLDRLIYELDYLYTEYSIGTFTQKLSREDLSTIAKSLPERNNWSDSEFPNIKKKIIKKYEISSNELSKALDIIQNNREFSVNIKLEQKFNEISKREIQKYVEYVFSNDKTQCHNSSKQCTQAYDSKKLLTILRENANKRNEFSEGISDAVIYSLLSFYICGRNRDTFSEQLDIIYSNIVKNRNDKIECIRKIEKKDSLLYVLYGMKKCGQETYFNEIQNIIHNYGETTSFEIDENWIN